One Eurosta solidaginis isolate ZX-2024a chromosome 1, ASM4086904v1, whole genome shotgun sequence genomic window, tacgcaatcttgctccatgcaatggtgttatcttcttgttgactaaatccgctcgaatgatggaatgagatgcacccgtatctacagtcagtaaacgttcctttccatccacatgtcctccgacagtaagattgtttgaccttcttccaatttgtgagatagagattatggggcattcaattgagggagccagctgtcgccccttgcggctgactcgctttagtttaacgattgagtggatttggagatttgctcatctccttcagctctgcgtttacggccacccacattgttggagctattgggaccggtgctgcaatgtcgtgcaatatgacctgggttgccgcacttgaaacatttaataactccggcatttttctgttgtgatcccttcagtgcttccaaaattgtgtctacccattctggcctttctacttctacacgatgagccttatatgctggtttacttaatagggaggcagtttcctgagtcaatgcatgtgatactcAGCTTCCGAtggtgcattatttattgatttatttttaataataaaagtacatataattataagagtatcaaatttgtaaacaaaaaattatttacattttgttttcctctcgttcgcctgtaaaatataagtgaagaaATTTGGGTTTcaccgctgttcatttcgcccgaacaaagagttgccgataaggtgaaatctttttcgaacacaaaaaattgtttcgtcaccctctgcgatagggtgaacaaaaactgtgaatattttcgggcgaaagtaaaactcgcgataagggtgaatatttaagaagaacatttaaaaaataagaaacatgattaatgcttacattaatatgtgtttcatttattttcattgaggaataagttcgtaaataTAAAAAGCACGTTTCTATAAAGTtcatgtgaagctccatagataaaatgagtaatagaaggaacattggtttatactatgttcaaacagaaaaataaattgagacaaATTCGATTTagattgagtggtgttcatacaactcaatttagcttacacaatagtaatttgatagatGGTTGACTCATCTCTACAGGAACAACATACCTTTATTCAGActatcaaaatgtgcgtgttggtataaggcgaatggaatggaatgaaaacatagaactttgaaatttttgtgtgttatagaaaaatgtgttcaatgttttggtttcattttgagttcgccatcttcttttgacaatccctactccagtgaaatgaagaaaataaaatcagctgatgagatgagccaaccatgtagttgagccatgcgtaactgacgtttaaatctactcaataaacacactttacaaggctgcatttgcagtttgaaacaatttagtacgcatttttttttaaattggcaatttattattacaatttattatatgataaattgcgtaataaattgcgtaataaattgcccaaatggtataaattgccaatttggtgtgtgtttgtacacagTATTAtgcattacatttttaaaatgaaaatctcctgctaaaaaagtaatagaatgaacattggtttgcatattacatttttaaaatgaaaatcttctgcaaaaaaaagcaaaatctaactacatttttttcattttcgtacttaactacactcccttttgtgattcaggattttgggcaaattttgaaaaaactccgaacattaattccttcattatatgacattcgactgcctagtccactgcctcccactctattcgcaacataagccctatttaagctgccaaactatatagtaaacaatggctcaaatgaaactgaattccagcgcctctacatctgtcgccttttatactctttgattttaacattcgcatcttctaggcgcttccagaatctactagtccattagctctcaaacatctcagctgtaactacaattgaacaattttatagtttttctcattgcatacttataggagtatctcagatatatgcatgtgtttgtgcattgactctccgctgctcgtatacgtacatggtacatatgtgtagacgcaattatttattcgtttatgtagatacataatgattgaattattgatgtgaatgtttgtagtttacagtctctcgcgcacacataggcgtataagtaaatgcatctgtgtgtgacatctctcggctgccttatatatgtgtatacatgatttgatttttgacgtaaatatcgcttagcatggccgtagcatcgccttagtgatggtatagcttagtgatgctaatgtccgtgacactgccctccacctaagtatgatcgtcccgatcaaacaaatctctcgatctaaacgctgctaatctctccaaatgaaccactttcattttggttcgtggtttggtagtggtttgaatgcggtacactacatcgttgatccgttttacaactttgtatgggccttcccagttacactgcaatttcgggacaaacctttttttcgttgtgggttgtataacagcaccaaatctccttcatgaaacccttccgaattaattgctgtatcgtacctcactttcatcttgtcactaataatctttgatcgttgccttacaagatcgtgtatctctctcagctcttcttccaagacaccagtggatttcttgacatttctctccgcatcggcgtctatcccaaacttcaaatcagctggcagtcgaaggtcattgccaaaaattacttttgcaggggttttggcccgttgtctcatgcactgctgatcggtaagccatcaagaataatggtatgcgggtattccactccttatggtacttgtctactactttccttaaatgctcctccaagattctattgaaacgttccaccataccatcggactgaggaggatgcaatgcagttgtccgtgtttttcgaatgcccaatgatttacacatttcttggaacacagctgattcaaaattcctgccttggtcagaatgtaactccattggtacaccataccttgcaacccattcgtttttaacttctgctactgtttttaaccacttctgctaccgttcctgcttcttggtttgggattgggtatacctctggccatttactgaaataatccataaccaccagtacgtacttgtttccgcggttgctagtaggaaatggacctgcgacatccatagcgatcctttcaaatggtgcacctgaaatatactgcttcatctggccatgacttcgtgttttgggccctttcgctctgttgcatacctcgcagttggcaatccactcggtgaccgactgacggcaaccaacccaatagaatctctgcttaattttctcgagcgtcttcgtgattccaagatggcctccacttggaccattatgcagctcgttgagcacgtgaggaatcctctttctgggaacaactatcagtttcttcttgcatttaccatcctcactttctatgaaggcaaccggatatcaattctaaactgttccactgtgcccaatatgacttcgcaatgggactctctgctggcatctcttctctgtttggtctttcgtttgtTCGAGCcgttgcataacacgtgacagatctgtaatTTCttgctggcactttcttagctgttccttgtcccattcatctgtatatgttatagtcattagccggacatctataatgtcttctttagcctcggcctttgaacagtgcttgcattccaaactacatggtcttcgtgacattgcatcggcatttccatgggtactaccttttcgatgctcaatggaaaagtcatagctttgtagtcgctcgatccaccgtgccaattgtccttccggattacggaactgtagaagccattttaaagctgcgttatctgtcctgacacggaatcgctggccgtagaggtatttgtgaaaatgtttaatgcactctaccaatgccaacagctctctccgcgtagcGCAGtaattcctctctggttttccaatcgaacggctgtaatatgcaactaccttctcctgtccatcgaccagttgtgataaaacgcctcctatagcatatccgctcgcatctgtatctagaataaacgttgctcctggaattggatatgccaacattggggcagtgcacaaacgctctttcaatgtttggaaagctacttcttgctccttcttccattcaaaagctttattttttcttgttagctcgtggagactatgggctacgctggcaaaatttggtacaaatcggcggtaatatgtgcacagtccaaggaaacttctcaattcatgcagattctgtggtcttggccaatcctttactgcctctatcttttcattcgctgtacggataccttctgtcgttacctcgtgacccaaataatttactgctGTTTTAAACagtgcacactttttgggacttaacttcagaccagcgccagctattctctggaaaacttcatttaagttttaagatgttcatcaaagttcttgcccaatacgatgatgtcgtccaggtacaccaagcatgttttccaatgtagtcctttcaatacctgatccatgagtagctggtgcattacatagtccaaagggcattactgtaaattgccaaagaccatctccgacgctgaaggctgttttgtctttgtcttcctccttcacctccacttgccagtagccgcttttcaagtccagagagcgagtccagagtgtcgtcaattcttggcaatgggtagctatcctttttcgtaacgtcattcaacttccggtagtccacgcaaaacctcatttttccatccttctttccaagtactaccggtgagctccagggactagctgatggttcgatgacgccgctgtcgctcatttcttgtataatttgactcaccacttcccgcttcgccagtggaaccctacgtggagcttgacgtatcggatggtatagcttagtgatgctaatatccgtgacagtattatatcttatatccagtagtcgaccgctttgtgtctgtgttgatttaactaacaaataaataaataaaaaaaaaggtacaCAACCTATGCAGGGGGTTGAATGTATAGTAGTCATATAAATTCGTATGCggaaaagaaccatcaacattggtcaaattccccaaattaaattaattgtttatgtccccagaacaccatctacataatgaggcgagaatactccccatcagggagagaaatgagatgctaaccaaacagttcctgttgaatacccagaaacctgggcatcccaacagacatctgattgatgagccaacaccgcctaggggcttaaggagtcatctccgtaagcatcatgaggaaatacggcacctgaaaactcagccgtatgaagcaaaacacaagcaggtcctcagtgaactccacaaacaggcgtcggacctttatgtcaggaattgcccggtgaatccagtactcaaacagtacccaaaacttgcggaagaggaacgcattctccccagggaaacgagagtcgctctagctcaacttcgttctggatactgtaacaggctaaactcttacctatccaaaatcaaccccgacatacaaaatgtatgccccgctagcaatgtgtccccacatgacaccaaccatctctttaattgtaatgtggatccaacgcctctaacacccctttgattatggtccacccctgttgaaatagcaagtttccttggactcccgttagagtatattgatgacaatttgtgatgggtcgcatctattaggtggggcgaagcactgctacaacaacaacatcaaattcCCCAAAACATTCagggagtctccttatcgctacaaaaatatTGAGCTCTTATGAACGATAAAAATCTACCTTAAATCATTATTAGGACTACATAAAACTGGCCTaagcgggttaaggggcttagaatatacccgcggcaggtatgcctgtcgtaagaggcgactaaattaccaaattgatttaagggtctgtgtagcgcaaccctttcaagatgTTGCCAGctcaaaatatagcttctccaatgcaattgtcaacctcacctacccgtggcgaatcctgttactttaacagccgaggctctggcaaccccaaggtCCTCATGGTTTTAGGGGgagggagggcggtatggccttgaaggtttcatgtggtcttaCTAAATCGTCCCGAGATGGTCAGACTGGTGCCTTAATCATCCTTGTTACCGGGACATACCGGTTCTGCATcgggcaaaggaccgtcaacatcgattacactccccCCTCCCCGGCGGgttaaggggtcagaatatacccgcggtaggtattattattatttttttttttttttattacggccaaaaaagcctaattcattgtatagtacaatttacaaaattcataagtGTTTCTTaaaactacttcattaataattAAGTAAACTCATTGTTTAActagtattacatatttaaatttttacaatatagaaatagtttttctttaaacttaacgttttcagtcttttatctctgctggtagttcattatacattttatagcctacgtattctaaggtcttttttgcgaactcggttcttactttgggcagTCCTAAATTTCTGCTactctagttccatagttatggatctcatgattgtactgtatcctatcactcagataatttggtaacatcccttgtgttatgtaatgtataaacttcaaaaagtaataacagattaattgtttaatactatgcctgtcgtaagaggcgactaaaatactagattcaaggggctgtgtagcacaacccttcaggttgccagcgcaatatatagcttctccaaaccctattgtcaacctcacctatccgcggcgaatcctgtttcaccaacagacgatgctctggcgaccctgtggccacataaatcgttcccgaaatggtcgggctagcaccttaatggtgctgtggtaccggagcgtaccggatctgtatccggcaaaggaccattacatcgataacactccccaaagctttcggggagcaaccttatcgctacaacaacaaaatcgataatactccccaaggccttcggggagtgttcctatcgctacaacagcaacaacatcggcctaaatcttctcggatgtgccaagtattttttttttttttttattcagttcaAAGAGTACACCTATGCAGCAGGGAAACGTAAAGTAGTCATCGTATGCTGGAAAGAACACCAACATCAATCAGTTTCCCCAAAACCATCAGGGAGTCTCATTATCGCTACAAAAGTATTGAACGCTTATGAAAGATAAAAATGcgttttaaattattattaggTCGACTGCCGTGTAGTTCATATATTCGTCCTTAAAGTAATTTACTTTGTAAAAGTTTATGTACacacatattttattttgttatttaggAAGATACATACTAACTCATATTACATTGTTCaattaagaagaaaaattttcaccAAAAGCTTTCAAATGTATGCGTACATCATAAAGGTTTCTTAATTGTTGTTTCCTCCTGTTATACCTCAAATATCCCTTGGTATTCACATAAAATGGAGGAAACTTCTTTTTCTCTAAAACGATCTTTCCCCCCAAAGCATACTGTCTATAGTCCAATATTTCGGTTCGATCTATTTCTTGATTTGTTCTGCAATGTTCTGGGTTTGCTCTAATTCGTGGATGTAGACCGGTCTCATTTCCAAATTCTACTACAAGCAATTTTTTGTCACTTGCGATCTCTTCGTGTGTTTTTTGCTGCAATAAGCCTAAGAAAAATGCTTTTACAATGTGCTGTAAATTTGTTGAACCTTCTATACGAGCGTGTAAGTCTTTAATTCCAACCACTTGACAAATAGTTTTTATCGCACGATGGCATATGAGTCCATAACCTTCCGGTTTTCTCTcaacaaatattttagtttttccaAATGCACACGAAAAGTCATGAAATACTGTATGATTATCGCAAAGTTCAATTTTCATTACTTTTTGAGCAGCGCGATTTTTCGATTTTCTTAAAGCAGTTCGAACTTCAGGCGCTTTAGCAATTGCAAAGCCAGCTAATCCTTCTCCATTTCCTGTAATTGACATGACAGAGTAACGCCTTTTTCTCCCCATGTTTCCTttcataataaatacaattttattttcaagCACTCGTGTATCAAAGTTATCAAAGCAATCATCACCAATTGGATCTGGCGGTCCAATACTCCGGCCGGGCAATTTTGCTCCAGACCATCCACGATCTAATGAATTTACCTTGAACATTCGATAAGAGCTCGTTGAGTCCCGCAAATCTGCAGCATTTGCATTTTTTTGATTATCCTCCGGCAAAACTTCCTGTTGTAATAGAGTTTTTCCTCGAACGATGGGAGCATTTAAACCCGGCCATAAGACAGCTTTCTTTCCTACGCCTATTATCTGCCCTTTGTTAAGATCTTTCGCAATTTTTTTCCCAGCACCCTTTCCTCTGCCTCGTTTTTTGCCGGCATTACTAACAGAAGTAACTCCACGCCATATATCTTCGGCTGGcaatttattgaaaaaacttgtataACGCACAAGATTTAGCGATGTAATATTTGTAGAAGCAACTGTCCCAAAAACTTTCCGTTGAATCAGCCCCACTTGTTGCCTCAGTAGTTGAATTAACATTTTGTTAAATTATTGACGTTGTTTGCCTTTTAAATAAATGCTTTTGCCAACTTCTGCATAAAAGATTAAATTTAGGACTTTATTTTGATCTTTTGACATTTCGGTTAATCGAGAGTGAAGCTGCAGAACTATCGATATTACTATCGAAAGttttattttgcaaaaacatCGACATTTTTCGGGGCGTTGGTCACTATTGAGTTTTTGATGCGTAGATAACATTTTTCTATTTACCGAAATATatttttcaaggttcgattcgagctcaagaccagaacaacaattttttttctgataattattgttatttattaatttttctaaatttgaaaaattgtattgggtttttggaatagtaaaataaaaacaaaaacatttgtaaatatatttttgtgtataaGTTACAATTGAATTACGCGATGATATCCACGTTTGCACATGCCCTAATGAACAATAAATAATCTAGGCACATGTCCCCCGTCCCTAGGATCTAGATCACTAGCTGCAATTTTCaagtttctcttttatttcgtgcttATATTTAGAGATGCCTCCTTGGAGGTGGTTCTTTGTCTATGAAAATAAAtcggcatctctaaaatttg contains:
- the mRpS5 gene encoding small ribosomal subunit protein uS5m codes for the protein MLIQLLRQQVGLIQRKVFGTVASTNITSLNLVRYTSFFNKLPAEDIWRGVTSVSNAGKKRGRGKGAGKKIAKDLNKGQIIGVGKKAVLWPGLNAPIVRGKTLLQQEVLPEDNQKNANAADLRDSTSSYRMFKVNSLDRGWSGAKLPGRSIGPPDPIGDDCFDNFDTRVLENKIVFIMKGNMGRKRRYSVMSITGNGEGLAGFAIAKAPEVRTALRKSKNRAAQKVMKIELCDNHTVFHDFSCAFGKTKIFVERKPEGYGLICHRAIKTICQVVGIKDLHARIEGSTNLQHIVKAFFLGLLQQKTHEEIASDKKLLVVEFGNETGLHPRIRANPEHCRTNQEIDRTEILDYRQYALGGKIVLEKKKFPPFYVNTKGYLRYNRRKQQLRNLYDVRIHLKAFGENFSS